One Gammaproteobacteria bacterium genomic window carries:
- the vanZ gene encoding VanZ family protein — protein sequence MEYKLTYLARIALLLMLTVGVYLAAVEGGPVAAANLNDKIVHLVAFFVLALGADYAFPRRRFDWFTASPLLGYGLLIEIMQFFIPHRSFSLADLAADAAGLAVYAATAFILRQFSPPLSRRFPTGQ from the coding sequence ATGGAATACAAGCTTACTTACTTGGCGCGCATCGCGCTGCTGCTGATGTTGACTGTAGGCGTTTACCTGGCGGCGGTCGAAGGCGGCCCGGTCGCCGCGGCCAATCTCAATGACAAAATCGTGCATCTGGTCGCGTTTTTTGTGCTGGCGCTGGGTGCCGATTACGCGTTCCCGCGCCGCCGCTTCGACTGGTTTACGGCGTCGCCGTTGCTGGGCTATGGACTGCTGATTGAGATCATGCAGTTCTTTATACCGCACCGCAGCTTCTCGCTTGCGGACCTGGCGGCCGACGCTGCAGGCCTGGCCGTTTATGCGGCGACTGCCTTTATCTTGAGGCAGTTCTCTCCTCCATTAAGTCGCAGGTTTCCCACCGGCCAATAA